One window from the genome of Malacoplasma penetrans HF-2 encodes:
- a CDS encoding P35 family lipoprotein yields MKIKKIKLLKALALTGAFGIVATVPVIVSSCSSTDNNGGTGDNNTGGGGSGTDQQQGTTYTPAIKSDVTLSGALSKIYDTTNTGDSRKNTNTLIAEDIKANPENYFTNGEDLKKVEGWSVTVDGSFDSNSVWTGDAYSKWSAVADTHKGVYKSTSKQLNINSLKDLKSQLDTSAKIKAICDESNLVFSTADADSYKIQNELGFTGGDLLHINVTATQAGKTLNMDLGIPVSDLNLKITDLKVSVTASNNSTGNNVAAVSDLTTNFTYNIGIKEEVTAPTEKPNLAKTDKGEVMKVLKALGYTQTGDETKLDNDKVSNSLGLYNCEFTAVSATPVEGSEDKFTIKLKAKPLTDYVWEDGTNTEKEISFEATFTMTGN; encoded by the coding sequence ATGAAAATTAAAAAAATTAAATTATTGAAAGCTCTTGCATTAACCGGAGCTTTTGGAATTGTTGCAACAGTTCCAGTAATTGTTTCTTCTTGTTCGTCAACTGATAACAATGGAGGAACTGGTGATAACAACACAGGTGGTGGAGGTAGCGGAACTGACCAACAACAAGGTACAACTTATACTCCTGCAATCAAATCAGATGTAACTTTAAGTGGTGCATTAAGTAAAATTTATGACACTACAAACACTGGTGATTCCAGAAAAAATACAAATACTTTGATAGCTGAAGATATTAAAGCTAATCCAGAAAATTATTTCACTAATGGAGAAGACTTAAAGAAGGTAGAAGGATGAAGTGTTACTGTTGATGGTAGTTTTGATTCAAATTCTGTATGAACAGGAGATGCTTATTCAAAATGATCTGCTGTAGCTGATACTCACAAAGGTGTTTATAAGTCTACTTCAAAACAACTAAATATAAATTCTTTAAAAGATCTTAAATCTCAATTAGATACTTCAGCAAAAATAAAAGCTATTTGTGATGAATCAAATTTAGTTTTTAGTACAGCTGATGCAGACAGTTACAAGATCCAAAATGAATTAGGGTTTACTGGAGGTGATTTATTACATATTAATGTAACAGCAACTCAAGCAGGTAAAACTCTTAATATGGATTTAGGGATTCCTGTATCAGATCTTAATTTAAAAATTACAGATCTTAAAGTTTCTGTAACAGCTTCTAATAATTCAACAGGAAATAATGTTGCAGCTGTATCAGATTTAACAACAAACTTTACATACAACATTGGTATAAAAGAAGAAGTTACTGCACCTACTGAAAAACCAAATTTAGCAAAAACAGATAAGGGTGAAGTGATGAAAGTTTTAAAAGCACTAGGATATACTCAAACTGGTGATGAGACTAAATTGGATAATGATAAAGTTTCTAATAGTTTAGGTTTATACAATTGTGAATTTACAGCTGTAAGTGCTACTCCTGTAGAAGGTTCTGAAGATAAGTTTACAATTAAACTTAAAGCAAAACCATTGACTGATTATGTTTGAGAAGATGGTACAAACACTGAAAAAGAAATTTCTTTTGAAGCTACTTTTACAATGACAGGAAACTAA
- a CDS encoding P35 family lipoprotein, protein MKIKKIKLLKALALTGAFGIVATVPVIVSSCSSTSENNGNGNGNGGTDGNTQQTEVTPAIKSEVSLTGALSKIYDTKTGTDRETTSQLIVKDIKANPENYFTNGEALKDVIASATVTVDGGFTESTFTGEAYSVWSAKADVKKGTYSQASKQLDIKSINDLQTVLGDSAAIKGICDLIPNLKLNNGTDYKVTNNGLSLSEDLLHINVTAKDGQTDVSMDLAIPVSDLNLKIDGLKISVSGTGIKTSELTTNYKFNIGIDNTVKTLTPAAVTLAEADRTNAEKVLEKLGYATVSGSTYTLDQDKLADALGLYNCKFEAVKSEKDSTNNNKYTVTLKATPNDGYFWEDGTNGAKEDISFVATFS, encoded by the coding sequence ATGAAAATTAAAAAAATTAAATTATTGAAAGCTCTTGCATTAACCGGGGCTTTTGGAATTGTTGCAACAGTTCCAGTAATTGTTTCTTCTTGTTCTTCTACAAGTGAAAACAATGGTAATGGAAACGGGAATGGTGGAACAGATGGTAACACTCAACAAACAGAAGTTACACCTGCAATAAAATCTGAAGTATCATTAACTGGAGCATTAAGTAAAATATATGATACTAAAACAGGCACAGACAGAGAAACAACTTCTCAATTGATAGTTAAAGATATTAAAGCTAATCCAGAAAATTATTTCACTAATGGTGAAGCTTTAAAGGATGTAATAGCTAGTGCTACTGTAACAGTAGATGGAGGTTTTACAGAATCAACATTTACAGGTGAAGCATACAGTGTTTGATCAGCTAAAGCAGATGTTAAAAAAGGAACATATTCACAAGCATCAAAACAATTGGATATTAAATCTATAAATGATTTACAAACAGTTTTAGGTGATTCTGCTGCAATTAAGGGAATCTGTGATCTTATTCCAAACTTAAAATTAAATAATGGTACTGATTATAAGGTTACAAATAATGGATTATCATTATCTGAAGATTTATTACACATTAATGTAACAGCAAAAGATGGTCAAACAGATGTTAGTATGGATTTAGCTATTCCAGTATCTGATTTAAATTTAAAAATAGATGGTTTAAAAATATCAGTTAGTGGAACAGGTATTAAAACTAGTGAATTAACAACAAATTACAAATTTAACATTGGTATTGATAACACTGTTAAAACACTAACACCTGCTGCTGTAACATTAGCAGAAGCTGATAGAACAAATGCAGAAAAAGTATTAGAAAAATTAGGATATGCTACTGTTTCAGGTTCTACTTACACATTAGATCAAGATAAACTTGCAGATGCATTAGGTTTATATAACTGTAAATTTGAAGCTGTTAAAAGTGAAAAAGATAGTACTAATAATAATAAATATACAGTTACTTTAAAAGCAACACCTAATGATGGTTACTTTTGAGAAGATGGTACAAACGGAGCAAAAGAAGATATTTCATTTGTAGCAACTTTTAGCTAA